One stretch of Punica granatum isolate Tunisia-2019 chromosome 5, ASM765513v2, whole genome shotgun sequence DNA includes these proteins:
- the LOC116209677 gene encoding BTB/POZ domain-containing protein At3g05675 isoform X2: MEPSVHEPKAPFCFGDRSSSDVVVRLRTQEGRDEWLYCHSDILIQNSKYFSDRLSDKWPTCQILDSRNCVEVHCQDTDFDFHVSILRLFYDSIERLADDAWHNVRNALGILRVAVELECPEIVSACVNYLEAVPWEESEEEEILRTIPGMGQQALPILSRLEPVNHSAVTAIFISAVRFATSSPPPSMNDLKSTAQEQLEYMLTEDDDDPLPIPTDEIKSEVRECMKRLLDRFNGLLESLLCEAQESMQLFHSYLSDLSWVCQILTKLEIMRELVISWTEASDKVVKLIQLASESDEIVIKTRLKAIEVASKVLETIGYGSVILPTSKRLHAVQVWLPFVRATRPLIDAFLSNNEDSAELKIDGEMWQSLESTFVSIILALPSGDQAEILNEWLKSSHAQYPDLTEAFEVWCYRSKVAKRRLAVLGDKERTTGAF, translated from the exons ATGGAGCCTTCT GTTCATGAACCGAAGGCTCCATTCTGTTTCGGTGACAGGTCAAGCAGTGATGTTGTGGTGAGACTACGGACCCAAGAAGGCCGAGATGAGTGGTTGTACTGCCATTCGGATATCCTCATACAGAATAGCAAGTACTTCTCTGATCGGCTCTCCGACAAGTGGCCCACATGTCAGATCCTCGACTCCCGCAATTGTGTTGAGGTTCACTGTCAGGACACAGACTTTGACTTCCACGTTAGCATCCTCCGCTTATTCTATGATTCTATCGAGCGCCTGGCAGATGATGCATGGCACAATGTCAGGAATGCCCTCGGCATCTTACGGGTGGCGGTTGAACTCGAGTGCCCAGAAATTGTCTCTGCCTGCGTAAACTACTTGGAGGCAGTCCCATGGGAAGAGagcgaggaggaggagattcTCAGGACGATCCCAGGCATGGGTCAACAGGCTTTACCAATTCTCTCTCGCCTCGAGCCAGTCAACCATTCGGCTGTTACTGCGATCTTCATTTCCGCCGTCCGATTTGCCACGTCGTCTCCTCCTCCAAGCATGAATGATCTCAAGTCCACTGCCCAGGAGCAACTCGAGTACATGCTGACCGAAGACGATGACGATCCCCTACCAATACCAACTGATGAGATCAAGTCAGAAGTGAGAGAGTGCATGAAGAGACTCTTAGATCGTTTTAATGGTCTGCTTGAATCCTTGCTGTGTGAGGCCCAAGAGTCAATGCAACTGTTCCATTCTTACTTGTCAGATCTTTCATGGGTGTGTCAGATTCTGACAAAGCTCGAGATAATGAGGGAGCTCGTTATAAGCTGGACGGAAGCATCTGATAAAGTGGTGAAACTCATTCAACTCGCAAGTGAATCCGATGAAATTGTAATCAAGACAAGATTGAAGGCCATAGAGGTTGCATCAAAAGTCTTAGAGACAATTGGGTATGGGAGTGTGATACTTCCGACATCCAAGAGACTTCACGCAGTCCAGGTTTGGCTTCCCTTCGTGAGGGCGACAAGACCCTTGATTGATGCTTTTCTCTCTAATAATGAGGACTCTGCAGAGCTCAAAATTGATGGTGAGATGTGGCAGTCTCTCGAATCCACGTTTGTATCGATAATACTTGCCTTGCCCTCAGGGGACCAGGCAGAGATCTTGAATGAGTGGTTAAAAAGCAGCCATGCTCAGTATCCCGACCTCACAGAGGCATTTGAGGTCTGGTGTTACAGGTCCAAGGTTGCAAAGAGGAGACTGGCAGTTTTAGGCGACAAGGAAAGAACCACTGGTGCATTTTGA
- the LOC116209677 gene encoding BTB/POZ domain-containing protein At3g05675 isoform X1 yields the protein MRRLQLEEDSEEAKVHEPKAPFCFGDRSSSDVVVRLRTQEGRDEWLYCHSDILIQNSKYFSDRLSDKWPTCQILDSRNCVEVHCQDTDFDFHVSILRLFYDSIERLADDAWHNVRNALGILRVAVELECPEIVSACVNYLEAVPWEESEEEEILRTIPGMGQQALPILSRLEPVNHSAVTAIFISAVRFATSSPPPSMNDLKSTAQEQLEYMLTEDDDDPLPIPTDEIKSEVRECMKRLLDRFNGLLESLLCEAQESMQLFHSYLSDLSWVCQILTKLEIMRELVISWTEASDKVVKLIQLASESDEIVIKTRLKAIEVASKVLETIGYGSVILPTSKRLHAVQVWLPFVRATRPLIDAFLSNNEDSAELKIDGEMWQSLESTFVSIILALPSGDQAEILNEWLKSSHAQYPDLTEAFEVWCYRSKVAKRRLAVLGDKERTTGAF from the exons ATGAGACGTCTGCAACTCGAAGAAGATTCCGAGGAAGCAAAG GTTCATGAACCGAAGGCTCCATTCTGTTTCGGTGACAGGTCAAGCAGTGATGTTGTGGTGAGACTACGGACCCAAGAAGGCCGAGATGAGTGGTTGTACTGCCATTCGGATATCCTCATACAGAATAGCAAGTACTTCTCTGATCGGCTCTCCGACAAGTGGCCCACATGTCAGATCCTCGACTCCCGCAATTGTGTTGAGGTTCACTGTCAGGACACAGACTTTGACTTCCACGTTAGCATCCTCCGCTTATTCTATGATTCTATCGAGCGCCTGGCAGATGATGCATGGCACAATGTCAGGAATGCCCTCGGCATCTTACGGGTGGCGGTTGAACTCGAGTGCCCAGAAATTGTCTCTGCCTGCGTAAACTACTTGGAGGCAGTCCCATGGGAAGAGagcgaggaggaggagattcTCAGGACGATCCCAGGCATGGGTCAACAGGCTTTACCAATTCTCTCTCGCCTCGAGCCAGTCAACCATTCGGCTGTTACTGCGATCTTCATTTCCGCCGTCCGATTTGCCACGTCGTCTCCTCCTCCAAGCATGAATGATCTCAAGTCCACTGCCCAGGAGCAACTCGAGTACATGCTGACCGAAGACGATGACGATCCCCTACCAATACCAACTGATGAGATCAAGTCAGAAGTGAGAGAGTGCATGAAGAGACTCTTAGATCGTTTTAATGGTCTGCTTGAATCCTTGCTGTGTGAGGCCCAAGAGTCAATGCAACTGTTCCATTCTTACTTGTCAGATCTTTCATGGGTGTGTCAGATTCTGACAAAGCTCGAGATAATGAGGGAGCTCGTTATAAGCTGGACGGAAGCATCTGATAAAGTGGTGAAACTCATTCAACTCGCAAGTGAATCCGATGAAATTGTAATCAAGACAAGATTGAAGGCCATAGAGGTTGCATCAAAAGTCTTAGAGACAATTGGGTATGGGAGTGTGATACTTCCGACATCCAAGAGACTTCACGCAGTCCAGGTTTGGCTTCCCTTCGTGAGGGCGACAAGACCCTTGATTGATGCTTTTCTCTCTAATAATGAGGACTCTGCAGAGCTCAAAATTGATGGTGAGATGTGGCAGTCTCTCGAATCCACGTTTGTATCGATAATACTTGCCTTGCCCTCAGGGGACCAGGCAGAGATCTTGAATGAGTGGTTAAAAAGCAGCCATGCTCAGTATCCCGACCTCACAGAGGCATTTGAGGTCTGGTGTTACAGGTCCAAGGTTGCAAAGAGGAGACTGGCAGTTTTAGGCGACAAGGAAAGAACCACTGGTGCATTTTGA
- the LOC116209676 gene encoding BEL1-like homeodomain protein 1, which produces MATYFHQNSDIQAPDGLQTLVLMNPSYVQYSADAPPGGSGNFVFLNSAAAATASTSHLAHMPQPSQQLVGIPLPTSATTTTASQDHRSTVHVQHEISPLHGLIPRLQYNLWNPVDPSAAARETPRPSHSQQGGLSLSLSSQQPPGFRSFRNEREPPQPAASGGGGGGSPSSASASGVTNNGGGVPGFQGMLLSSKYLKAAQELLDEVVNVGGGMNKADTSKKASSSGQSKATGGSSSSAVAAAGKEDGSGKSNMAELSTAERQEIQMKKAKLINMLDEVEQRYRQYHNQMRIVISSFEQVAGIGSAKTYTALALQTISKQFRCLKDAIACQIKAANKSLGEEDSPGCKIEGSRLKFVDHQIRQQRALQQLGMIQHNAWRPQRGLPERSVSILRAWLFEHFLHPYPKDSDKHMLAKQTGLTRSQVSNWFINARVRLWKPMVEEMYVEEMKEQENNGMDERTTSKSIGPNEDSALKSSSPQDKGHSSENMSSKSFKSKETNSMTQDAQAISTNSASSIGESLRAPPGFTLIGSSELEGIAQVSPKKPRSTEMLHSPTNVSSLEDQVTLKFGDERAQSRDGYSIMGAPANFIGGFGQYPMGEIGRFGAEQFVPSPTFTGNGVSLTLGLPHTENLSLSIDHHQAFLPSQSIHLGRRVEVGEGNEFGAINSSIPPPHSSTAYESINIQNRKRFAAQLLPDFVA; this is translated from the exons ATGGCGACTTACTTCCACCAGAATTCGGATATCCAAGCCCCCGATGGGCTGCAGACTCTCGTTCTCATGAACCCGAGCTACGTGCAGTATTCTGCTGATGCTCCGCCGGGGGGCAGTGGCAACTTTGTGTTCCTCAACTCCGCTGCTGCTGCCACCGCATCGACGAGCCATCTCGCCCACATGCCGCAGCCGTCCCAGCAGCTCGTTGGGATACCCCTGCCCACCAGCGCCACCACCACGACGGCCTCGCAGGACCACCGGAGCACCGTTCACGTGCAGCACGAGATCTCCCCCTTGCATGGTCTGATCCCACGCCTGCAGTACAACCTTTGGAACCCCGTGGACCCGTCCGCAGCTGCGCGCGAGACACCACGCCCCTCCCACTCCCAGCAGGGGGGCTTGTCCCTCAGCCTCTCCTCCCAGCAGCCCCCCGGATTCAGATCATTCCGCAACGAGCGTGAACCGCCACAGCCGGCGGCCTCTGGGGGCGGTGGCGGCGGGTCCCCGTCCTCGGCCTCAGCTTCAGGAGTCACTAACAACGGTGGTGGGGTCCCGGGGTTTCAGGGGATGCTTCTGAGCTCCAAATACTTGAAGGCGGCTCAGGAGCTCCTCGATGAGGTCGTCAACGTCGGGGGCGGAATGAACAAGGCCGACACCTCAAAGAAGGCCAGTAGCAGTGGGCAGAGCAAGGCGACAGGAGGATCATCTTCTTCAGCAGTCGCAGCGGCGGGAAAGGAAGACGGTAGCGGGAAGAGCAACATGGCCGAGCTCTCCACAGCCGAGAGGCAGGAGATTCAGATGAAAAAGGCCAAGCTTATCAACATGCTTGATGAG GTGGAGCAAAGATACAGGCAGTACCACAACCAGATGCGGATAGTGATCTCCTCGTTCGAGCAGGTTGCGGGAATCGGGTCAGCTAAGACCTACACGGCTCTCGCCCTCCAGACAATCTCAAAGCAGTTCCGGTGCCTGAAGGATGCAATAGCATGCCAAATAAAGGCCGCAAACAAGAGCCTGGGGGAAGAGGACAGCCCCGGTTGCAAGATCGAAGGCTCGAGGCTCAAGTTTGTGGACCACCAGATTCGGCAGCAGCGGGCCCTCCAGCAGTTGGGCATGATCCAGCACAATGCTTGGAGACCCCAGAGAGGATTGCCCGAGCGCTCCGTCTCGATCCTCCGTGCTTGGCTCTTCGAGCACTTCCTCCACCC TTACCCCAAGGATTCGGACAAGCACATGCTTGCCAAGCAGACTGGGCTTACTAGGAGCCAG GTGTCTAACTGGTTTATAAATGCTCGGGTTCGGCTCTGGAAGCCTATGGTGGAAGAGATGTACGTGGAGGAAATGAAGGAACAGGAAAATAATGGAATGGACGAGAGAACTACAAGCAAGAGCATCGGTCCGAATGAGGACTCGGCTTTGAAATCCTCGTCTCCTCAAGACAAGGGCCATTCTAGCGAAAATATGTCAAGTAAGAGCTTCAAGTCCAAGGAAACCAATTCTATGACCCAGGATGCACAGGCAATCTCGACCAACTCCGCATCCTCCATCGGGGAAAGCCTCCGGGCTCCGCCTGGGTTCACTCTCATTGGGTCGTCGGAGCTAGAAGGGATCGCACAGGTCAGCCCGAAGAAGCCTAGGAGCACCGAGATGTTGCATTCCCCGACTAATGTCTCGTCCCTCGAAGATCAAGTGACATTGAAGTTTGGGGACGAGAGGGCGCAAAGTCGGGATGGCTACTCGATCATGGGTGCACCAGCGAACTTCATAGGAGGATTCGGGCAATACCCCATGGGGGAAATAGGACGGTTTGGAGCAGAGCAGTTCGTTCCAAGCCCGACCTTCACCGGGAATGGAGTCTCGCTGACTCTGGGGCTTCCGCACACTGAGAACCTCTCGCTGTCAATCGACCACCACCAGGCTTTCCTCCCGAGCCAGAGCATTCACCTGGGTAGACGGGTTGAAGTCGGGGAAGGGAACGAGTTCGGGGCCATCAACAGCTCTATCCCTCCTCCCCACTCTTCCACCGCATACGAGAGCATCAACATTCAGAACCGGAAGAGGTTCGCAGCTCAATTGTTGCCCGACTTCGTGGCCTGA